Proteins encoded in a region of the Paramagnetospirillum magneticum AMB-1 genome:
- a CDS encoding bifunctional ADP-dependent NAD(P)H-hydrate dehydratase/NAD(P)H-hydrate epimerase has product MSQEILSVEQMYRADALAGEGGISGERLMEAAGWAVARAARRLLPKGRVAILCGPGNNGGDGFVAARLLARDGWLVRLSLLGEAGRLKGDAAVMAGRWTGAVEPLTLNSLDGCVGVIDALFGAGLARPLDGMARAVIEEMGRRRLPVIAVDVPSGVHGDSGAVLGIAPHCLATVTFFRPKPGHCLMPGRLKCGELVVADIGIPATVLDSIVPTVRRNGPGAWVLPEIRPDGHKYSRGHALILGGGEMTGAARLAARAARRVGAGLVTIAAPEGALGIYRAGDPGLLVTPSEPFDAALADARRNALLLGPGGGVGESLSGKVLAALATGRPCVLDADALSGFEGWSGELFRHLRDTVVLTPHDGEFRRLFGEVPGSRLERARHGAHLSGAVVLLKGADTVVAHPDGRATITTDAPPWLATAGSGDVLAGLIVGLLAQGMEPFEAASAAAWLHGRAAAAHGPGLIAEDLPEALPAILATMGRLAHE; this is encoded by the coding sequence ATGAGCCAAGAAATTCTCAGCGTCGAGCAGATGTATCGGGCCGACGCCCTGGCCGGGGAGGGGGGTATTTCCGGCGAGCGGCTGATGGAGGCCGCCGGCTGGGCGGTGGCCCGCGCGGCGCGGCGCCTGCTGCCCAAGGGCCGTGTCGCCATCCTGTGCGGTCCCGGCAATAACGGCGGCGATGGCTTCGTGGCGGCCCGGCTGCTGGCCCGCGACGGGTGGCTGGTGCGCCTGTCCCTGCTGGGCGAGGCGGGGCGGCTCAAGGGCGACGCCGCCGTGATGGCGGGACGCTGGACAGGGGCGGTGGAGCCCCTGACCCTGAACAGCCTCGACGGCTGCGTCGGAGTGATCGATGCCCTGTTCGGCGCGGGACTCGCCCGACCGCTGGACGGAATGGCCCGGGCGGTGATCGAGGAGATGGGGCGCCGCCGCCTGCCGGTGATCGCCGTCGACGTGCCCTCGGGCGTCCACGGCGACAGTGGGGCGGTGCTGGGGATCGCTCCCCATTGCCTTGCCACCGTGACCTTCTTTCGCCCCAAACCCGGCCACTGCCTGATGCCGGGACGGCTCAAATGCGGCGAGCTGGTGGTGGCCGACATCGGCATTCCGGCCACGGTGCTCGATTCCATCGTGCCGACCGTCCGGCGCAACGGGCCGGGCGCCTGGGTCCTGCCGGAAATCCGGCCCGACGGACACAAATACTCACGCGGTCACGCCCTGATCCTGGGCGGCGGCGAGATGACCGGGGCGGCGAGGCTGGCGGCCCGCGCCGCCCGCCGGGTGGGCGCCGGGCTGGTGACCATCGCGGCGCCGGAGGGGGCGCTGGGCATCTATCGCGCCGGCGATCCCGGCCTGCTGGTCACCCCTTCCGAGCCCTTCGACGCGGCGTTGGCGGATGCCCGTCGCAACGCCCTGTTGCTGGGGCCGGGCGGCGGGGTGGGGGAAAGCCTGTCGGGCAAGGTTCTGGCCGCCCTGGCCACCGGACGCCCCTGCGTCCTGGATGCCGACGCGCTCAGCGGTTTCGAGGGGTGGAGCGGCGAGCTGTTCCGCCATCTCCGCGACACGGTGGTGCTCACTCCCCATGACGGCGAGTTCCGCCGCCTGTTCGGCGAGGTGCCGGGCAGCCGCCTGGAGCGGGCGCGGCACGGGGCGCATCTGTCGGGGGCGGTGGTGCTGCTGAAGGGCGCGGACACCGTGGTGGCCCATCCCGATGGCCGGGCCACCATCACCACCGACGCCCCGCCCTGGCTGGCCACGGCGGGGTCGGGCGACGTGCTGGCCGGGCTGATCGTCGGGCTGCTGGCCCAGGGCATGGAGCCCTTCGAGGCCGCCTCGGCCGCCGCCTGGCTGCACGGGCGGGCGGCGGCGGCGCACGGCCCCGGGCTGATCGCCGAGGATTTGCCCGAGGCGCTTCCGGCTATTCTGGCTACGATGGGGAGATTGGCCCATGAATGA
- a CDS encoding D-amino acid dehydrogenase, whose amino-acid sequence MKVVVIGAGVVGTASAWYLAKAGHEVTVVDRREGAGLETSFANGGQISPCHAEPWANPSVLPKVLKWLGREDAPLLFRWNRWDPALWAWGLRFLANCSRSRAEINTERTLRVALYSRACLGELRAETGIAYDQQVRGILHVYRDGAEFEHACRAAEVMIRHGLRRLPRTPAECTAIEPALGAVQGELAGGIYTPDDESGDAHKFTRELAALAAAKGVEFRWNVPIQSLLADGDRVAGLATSDGTIRAESYVLAAGCDSPLLARPLGLRLPIIPAKGYSVTVPVDNHAGAPLVSITDDEHKMVYSRLGDRLRAAGTAEMAGYDRMPNPVRNRLILDNARRLFPDGGDFDRAEPWAGLRPVTPDSVPLLGATPLRNLWLNTGHGTLGWTMSCGSGRIVADLVSGRPSAISMDGLGIDRFTSYLW is encoded by the coding sequence GTGAAGGTGGTCGTCATCGGGGCCGGGGTGGTCGGCACCGCCAGCGCGTGGTATCTCGCCAAGGCCGGTCACGAGGTTACCGTGGTCGACCGGCGCGAAGGCGCGGGGCTGGAAACCAGCTTCGCCAATGGCGGCCAGATCTCCCCCTGCCATGCCGAGCCCTGGGCCAATCCCTCGGTGTTGCCCAAGGTGCTGAAATGGCTGGGCCGCGAGGATGCCCCCCTGCTGTTCCGCTGGAACCGCTGGGACCCGGCCCTGTGGGCCTGGGGCTTGCGCTTTCTCGCCAATTGTTCCCGCTCGCGGGCCGAGATAAACACCGAGCGCACCCTGCGCGTGGCGCTGTATTCCCGCGCCTGCCTGGGAGAGCTTCGCGCCGAGACCGGCATCGCCTACGATCAGCAGGTCCGGGGCATCCTGCACGTCTATCGCGACGGCGCCGAATTTGAACACGCCTGCCGCGCCGCCGAAGTGATGATCCGTCACGGGCTGCGCCGCCTTCCCAGGACTCCGGCCGAATGCACCGCCATCGAGCCGGCCCTGGGGGCGGTTCAGGGGGAATTGGCCGGCGGCATCTACACTCCCGACGACGAAAGCGGCGACGCCCACAAGTTCACCCGGGAGCTGGCGGCCCTGGCCGCGGCCAAGGGGGTCGAGTTCCGCTGGAACGTTCCCATTCAGAGTCTGCTCGCCGATGGCGACCGGGTAGCGGGGCTGGCCACGTCGGACGGGACCATCAGGGCCGAGTCCTACGTGCTGGCTGCCGGCTGCGACAGCCCGCTGCTGGCCCGGCCGCTGGGATTGCGACTGCCCATCATCCCGGCCAAGGGCTATTCCGTCACCGTGCCGGTGGACAACCATGCCGGCGCGCCCTTGGTCTCCATCACCGACGACGAACACAAGATGGTCTATTCCCGCCTGGGCGACCGGCTGCGCGCCGCCGGAACCGCCGAGATGGCCGGCTATGACCGCATGCCCAACCCGGTCCGCAACCGCCTAATCCTGGACAACGCCCGACGCCTGTTCCCCGATGGCGGCGATTTCGACCGTGCCGAGCCCTGGGCCGGCCTGCGGCCCGTCACCCCCGACAGCGTGCCGCTGCTGGGCGCCACGCCGCTTCGCAACCTGTGGCTGAATACCGGACACGGCACCTTGGGCTGGACCATGTCCTGCGGCTCGGGCCGCATCGTCGCCGACCTTGTGTCTGGCCGGCCATCAGCCATCAGTATGGATGGACTGGGCATCGACCGCTTCACATCCTATCTGTGGTAA
- a CDS encoding bacteriohemerythrin: MLVWREAMSTGHSEIDKAQRQLIAHINEFETALRKSGPDVAMGLFLSGLYDQVAINFGREEQIQRESSFPFLDAHHREHGNLLGRLASIQNHYQSANHRADQGALLRDLTALIRDWVSHHMVQSDVMLRRYLPHPSPPHQPRPRP; this comes from the coding sequence ATGCTGGTGTGGCGTGAGGCGATGAGTACGGGGCATTCGGAGATCGACAAGGCCCAAAGGCAATTGATCGCCCATATCAACGAATTCGAGACGGCACTTCGCAAATCGGGACCGGATGTGGCCATGGGGCTGTTCTTGAGCGGCCTCTATGATCAGGTGGCCATCAATTTCGGTCGCGAGGAGCAGATTCAGCGCGAATCCTCCTTTCCCTTCCTGGATGCCCACCACCGCGAGCACGGCAATCTGCTCGGTCGCCTAGCCAGCATCCAGAACCACTACCAATCCGCCAATCACCGCGCGGACCAAGGGGCGTTGCTGCGGGATCTGACCGCGCTGATCCGCGATTGGGTCTCCCACCATATGGTTCAGAGCGATGTCATGCTGCGCCGGTACCTGCCGCACCCGTCGCCGCCCCACCAGCCCCGGCCTCGCCCGTGA
- a CDS encoding sensor histidine kinase — protein sequence MFQIFRGNHRATQAEGDVPHGGRWRRVGIIVATLTLVSAYIFVILGNIRDLEQERNEFAELQARKILLSFDIHTTRLFDLADTYLRSVRHFVERDGAERLGEFVEKVTPPKSELYSATVTALDARGRVSFSTDAARPRGADLSDQQIFLHFQGATQDSILIGAANTSTVPDQQYFHVARPLFSSKMLAGVIVVDIHSSRIAAFYRDMTLGPNSSAAIFSLDRKLVARQPPPSAEAAPLGALQIWNESEAQAEGRFSKRSLLDGIERTFLYKRLTDYPLVVVVGFAHADVASGLDEVKRSEVIETTLFTVTALAFAMLVLALEGRNRRLAAAERASRATTELLERSNADLERFAYVASHDLKTPLRVITGYAQMLDRRYRDKLDEEANEYIAFLTAGTKRMYRLITDLLHYSRINSQAKPLQPVSAGRATDIAISNLKAVIEESGASVSVGPLPTIQADESQLSSLFQNLLGNAIKYRHPERKPEIRIEAVRLSGTLWRFAVKDNGIGIEPEHFERIFVIFQRLHSDSAYDGTGIGLALCQRIVTRLGGRIWVESRPGEGSTFFFTASDASGD from the coding sequence TTGTTCCAGATTTTCCGCGGCAATCACCGGGCGACGCAAGCCGAAGGGGACGTTCCTCACGGCGGAAGATGGCGCCGGGTCGGAATCATCGTCGCGACCCTGACCCTGGTCAGCGCCTACATCTTCGTGATTCTCGGCAATATCCGCGACCTGGAGCAGGAGCGTAACGAGTTCGCCGAGCTTCAGGCCCGCAAGATCTTGCTGTCCTTCGATATCCACACCACCCGGCTGTTCGACTTGGCCGACACCTATCTGCGATCGGTCCGCCACTTCGTGGAGCGGGATGGCGCCGAACGCCTGGGGGAGTTCGTGGAGAAGGTCACGCCGCCCAAATCGGAACTCTACTCCGCCACCGTGACCGCTCTGGACGCCCGCGGAAGGGTGTCATTCAGTACCGATGCAGCCAGGCCCCGGGGCGCCGACCTTTCGGATCAGCAGATCTTCCTGCATTTTCAGGGCGCCACCCAGGATTCCATCCTGATCGGCGCCGCCAACACCAGCACCGTGCCTGATCAGCAGTATTTCCACGTGGCGCGGCCGCTGTTCAGCAGCAAGATGCTGGCCGGCGTCATTGTTGTCGACATTCATTCTAGCCGCATTGCCGCCTTCTACCGGGACATGACTCTGGGACCGAACTCATCGGCGGCCATTTTCAGCCTGGACCGCAAGCTGGTCGCCCGCCAACCGCCGCCTTCGGCGGAAGCCGCCCCCCTTGGCGCGCTGCAGATCTGGAACGAATCCGAAGCCCAGGCGGAAGGTCGGTTCAGCAAACGATCATTATTGGACGGTATCGAACGAACCTTCCTGTACAAGCGCCTGACCGACTACCCGCTGGTGGTGGTGGTCGGTTTCGCCCATGCGGACGTGGCTTCCGGCCTGGACGAGGTCAAGCGCTCGGAAGTGATCGAGACGACCCTGTTCACCGTCACGGCCCTGGCCTTCGCCATGCTTGTTCTGGCCTTGGAAGGCCGCAATCGCAGGCTGGCCGCCGCCGAGCGGGCCAGCCGCGCCACCACGGAATTGCTGGAACGCTCCAACGCCGATCTGGAGCGCTTCGCCTATGTGGCGTCCCACGATCTGAAGACTCCGCTGCGGGTGATCACCGGCTACGCCCAGATGCTGGACCGCCGCTATCGCGACAAGCTGGACGAGGAGGCCAACGAGTACATCGCCTTCCTCACCGCCGGCACCAAGCGCATGTACCGCCTGATCACCGACCTGCTGCACTATTCGCGTATCAATAGCCAGGCCAAGCCGCTGCAACCGGTCTCGGCCGGACGGGCCACCGACATCGCCATCAGCAATCTGAAAGCGGTGATCGAGGAAAGCGGCGCCAGCGTCTCGGTGGGGCCGCTGCCGACCATTCAGGCCGATGAAAGCCAGCTTTCCAGCCTGTTCCAGAATCTGCTGGGCAACGCCATCAAGTACCGCCACCCCGAGCGCAAGCCTGAGATCCGCATCGAGGCGGTACGGCTCTCGGGCACCTTGTGGCGGTTTGCGGTCAAGGATAACGGCATCGGCATCGAGCCCGAGCATTTCGAGCGCATCTTCGTCATCTTCCAGCGCCTGCACAGCGATTCTGCCTATGACGGCACCGGCATCGGCCTGGCGCTGTGCCAACGCATCGTGACCCGCCTGGGCGGCCGCATCTGGGTCGAGTCAAGGCCAGGGGAAGGTTCCACCTTCTTCTTCACCGCCAGCGACGCCAGCGGGGATTAA
- a CDS encoding ComEC/Rec2 family competence protein has protein sequence MAGVLRVMGECLLAERGRWPLWLPVFLGLGIGLYFALPSEPPAWWGGVAVLLAAAGLLLVRGRSLAPLLAASCLLAIALGFAATQWRSLRLAAPVIERHSGALMLEGVVVEVEALPDGGSRLTLGQLVHDRDDVLVPARARIKAKAGLSLATVGDRIRVRAMLMPPPQPAMPGAFDFARFAWFRQLGAIGTALGPVEVIAAGAATGWRADLATNVNEIRHAITARILAVLPGDRGAVTAALTTGDQMPISAPMMQAYRDSGLAHILSISGLHITMAAGLVFVGLRTLLALFPPVALRYPIKKWAAALAIVFAGFYTLLAGSPVPAQRSFFMTGLVLLAVLLDRRALSMRLVAWAAVAILLWQPDELIGPSFQMSFAAVAAMIAVYESLTPRQTAWRAAHPGWLPAIGLYVFGTVVTTLIAGFATAVYGIHHFNRFAVWSVAANMIAVPLTGFWVMPWALVMFVLLPFGLESLALVPLGWGVEGVNWVATWVASWPSSAVTLPILPLWAMVVFTLGGCWLCLWRGRWRWWGLLPMAVAVASMAFARPPDLLVDGRGDGLALRTGEGRLLLNGKGGRILKDTWSRRAGPEAPERWPKKSSSRDGRLRCDETGCLWRVDGKVVALVKDEDNPEKACAGADIVVSSVPLRGTCREARVIVDRFDLWRRGPHSLWLGPNGASVETVAGWQGDRPWAWHPHPRKKAKAPPPVAPREPDEKKDEEAED, from the coding sequence GTGGCGGGAGTACTGCGCGTAATGGGGGAGTGCCTGCTGGCGGAGCGCGGGCGCTGGCCCCTTTGGCTGCCCGTTTTCCTGGGATTGGGCATCGGCCTGTACTTCGCCCTGCCGTCCGAGCCGCCGGCGTGGTGGGGAGGCGTGGCTGTTCTGCTGGCGGCCGCCGGCCTGCTTTTGGTCCGGGGGCGGAGTCTGGCGCCGCTGCTGGCGGCCTCGTGCCTGCTGGCGATCGCCTTGGGTTTCGCCGCGACCCAGTGGCGCAGCCTTCGTCTGGCCGCCCCGGTGATCGAGCGGCATAGCGGCGCCCTGATGCTTGAAGGCGTGGTGGTGGAGGTGGAGGCCTTGCCCGACGGCGGCAGCCGTCTGACCCTGGGGCAACTGGTCCACGACCGCGACGATGTCTTGGTGCCGGCCCGGGCACGGATCAAGGCCAAGGCGGGCCTGTCCCTGGCCACCGTCGGCGATCGTATCCGGGTGCGGGCCATGCTGATGCCGCCGCCCCAGCCTGCCATGCCGGGGGCCTTCGACTTCGCCCGCTTCGCCTGGTTTCGCCAGTTGGGCGCCATCGGCACGGCCCTGGGGCCGGTGGAGGTGATCGCGGCCGGGGCGGCGACCGGCTGGCGGGCCGACCTCGCCACCAACGTCAACGAGATCCGCCACGCCATCACCGCCCGCATCCTGGCGGTGCTGCCCGGCGACCGGGGCGCGGTGACGGCGGCGCTGACCACCGGCGACCAGATGCCCATCTCGGCGCCCATGATGCAGGCCTACCGGGATTCCGGCCTGGCCCACATCCTGTCCATCTCGGGCCTGCACATCACCATGGCCGCCGGGCTGGTCTTCGTCGGCCTGCGCACCTTGCTGGCCCTGTTTCCGCCGGTGGCCCTGCGCTATCCCATCAAGAAGTGGGCGGCGGCGCTGGCCATCGTCTTCGCGGGCTTTTACACCCTGCTGGCCGGGTCGCCGGTTCCAGCCCAGCGATCGTTCTTCATGACCGGGCTGGTGCTGTTGGCGGTGCTGCTGGACCGCCGGGCCTTGTCCATGCGGCTGGTGGCCTGGGCGGCGGTGGCCATTCTGTTGTGGCAGCCCGACGAGTTGATCGGCCCCAGCTTTCAGATGTCCTTCGCCGCAGTGGCGGCCATGATCGCCGTCTACGAAAGCCTGACCCCCAGGCAGACCGCCTGGCGGGCCGCCCATCCCGGCTGGTTGCCCGCCATCGGTCTTTACGTCTTCGGCACGGTGGTGACCACCCTGATCGCCGGCTTCGCCACGGCAGTCTACGGCATCCACCATTTCAACCGCTTCGCCGTATGGTCGGTGGCGGCCAACATGATCGCCGTGCCCCTGACCGGCTTTTGGGTGATGCCCTGGGCGCTGGTGATGTTCGTGCTGCTGCCCTTCGGCCTGGAATCCCTGGCCCTGGTCCCTCTCGGCTGGGGGGTGGAGGGCGTCAATTGGGTGGCGACCTGGGTGGCGTCGTGGCCCAGTTCGGCGGTGACCCTGCCCATCCTGCCGCTGTGGGCCATGGTTGTGTTCACCCTGGGCGGGTGCTGGCTGTGCCTTTGGCGGGGGCGATGGCGGTGGTGGGGATTGCTGCCCATGGCGGTGGCGGTGGCCTCCATGGCCTTTGCCCGGCCGCCGGACCTGTTGGTGGACGGACGCGGCGACGGCTTGGCGTTGCGCACCGGCGAGGGGAGGCTGCTGCTCAACGGCAAGGGCGGGCGAATCCTCAAGGACACCTGGAGCCGCCGGGCCGGGCCCGAGGCGCCCGAGCGTTGGCCGAAGAAAAGCTCCTCCCGGGACGGCCGGCTGCGCTGCGACGAGACCGGTTGCCTGTGGCGGGTGGACGGCAAGGTGGTGGCCCTGGTCAAGGATGAGGACAATCCCGAGAAGGCCTGCGCCGGTGCCGACATCGTGGTGAGCAGCGTGCCGCTGCGCGGCACCTGCCGCGAGGCCAGGGTGATTGTCGACCGCTTCGACCTGTGGCGGCGGGGACCTCATTCCCTGTGGCTGGGACCGAACGGAGCTTCGGTGGAGACGGTGGCGGGCTGGCAGGGCGACCGGCCCTGGGCCTGGCATCCCCACCCCAGGAAGAAGGCCAAGGCACCGCCCCCGGTTGCGCCTCGCGAACCGGACGAGAAGAAGGACGAGGAGGCGGAGGATTAA
- the gltX gene encoding glutamate--tRNA ligase gives MTVVTRFAPSPTGFLHIGGGRTALFNWLFARHHGGKFLLRIEDTDRARSTDAAVEAIFDGIKWLGLDWDGEAVMQFARACRHAEVARQLLDEGKAYRCYCTQDELTAIREEQKAKGQPMRYPGIWRDRPATDAPEGAPFVVRLKAPAEGETIIADLVQGDVRVANDQLDDMVLLRADGTPTYMLSVVVDDHDMGITHVIRGDDHLTNAFRQYQLYKACGWEVPTFAHIPLIHGPDGAKLSKRHGALGVDAYRDMGFLPEAMRNYLLRLGWSHGDDEIISTEQAVEWFTLDSVGRSPSRFDFVKLTNLNGHYMRGADDGRLTEVLVPLLEAKTGKALSGESVARLRTGMTGLKERAKTMVELADSALFYVAERPLALDEKAAKTMADETATADLAAYRTEVKELGAWTRDTLEDAARRLAEARGQKLGKIAQPLRAALAGSSVSPPIFEVMEVLGREESLGRIEDALGGTRPTTSTAA, from the coding sequence ATGACCGTCGTCACCCGCTTCGCCCCCTCACCCACCGGTTTCCTCCACATTGGCGGAGGGCGTACCGCCCTGTTCAACTGGCTGTTCGCCCGTCACCATGGCGGCAAGTTCCTGCTGCGCATCGAGGACACCGACCGCGCCCGCTCGACAGACGCCGCGGTGGAAGCCATCTTCGACGGCATCAAGTGGCTGGGCCTGGATTGGGACGGCGAGGCGGTGATGCAGTTCGCCCGCGCCTGCCGCCATGCCGAGGTGGCGCGCCAGTTGCTCGACGAAGGCAAGGCCTATCGCTGTTACTGTACCCAGGACGAGCTGACCGCCATCCGCGAGGAGCAGAAGGCCAAGGGCCAGCCCATGCGCTATCCCGGCATCTGGCGCGACCGCCCCGCCACCGATGCCCCCGAGGGCGCGCCCTTCGTGGTGCGGCTCAAGGCTCCGGCCGAGGGCGAGACCATCATCGCCGATCTGGTCCAGGGCGACGTGCGCGTCGCCAATGACCAGTTGGACGACATGGTGCTGCTGCGCGCCGACGGTACGCCCACCTACATGCTGTCGGTGGTGGTGGACGACCACGACATGGGCATCACCCACGTTATCCGTGGCGACGACCACCTGACCAACGCCTTCCGCCAGTACCAGCTGTACAAGGCCTGCGGCTGGGAGGTTCCCACCTTCGCCCACATCCCGCTGATCCACGGCCCCGACGGCGCCAAGCTGTCCAAGCGCCACGGCGCCCTGGGCGTCGACGCCTATCGCGACATGGGCTTCCTGCCCGAGGCCATGCGCAACTACCTGCTGCGCCTGGGCTGGAGCCATGGCGACGACGAGATCATTTCCACCGAGCAGGCCGTCGAGTGGTTCACCCTGGATTCGGTGGGCCGGTCGCCGTCGCGTTTCGACTTCGTCAAGCTGACCAATCTCAACGGCCATTACATGCGCGGCGCCGATGACGGCCGCCTGACCGAGGTGCTGGTCCCCCTGCTGGAGGCCAAGACCGGCAAGGCACTGTCCGGCGAATCCGTCGCCCGCCTGCGCACCGGCATGACCGGGCTGAAGGAGCGGGCCAAGACCATGGTGGAACTGGCCGATTCCGCCCTGTTCTACGTGGCAGAGCGGCCGCTGGCCCTGGACGAAAAGGCGGCCAAGACCATGGCCGACGAGACCGCCACCGCCGATCTCGCCGCCTACCGGACCGAAGTCAAGGAATTGGGTGCCTGGACACGGGACACTCTGGAGGACGCCGCGCGCCGACTGGCCGAGGCGCGCGGGCAAAAGCTCGGCAAGATCGCCCAGCCCTTGCGGGCGGCTCTTGCCGGTTCTTCGGTCTCGCCTCCCATCTTCGAGGTGATGGAGGTTCTGGGCCGCGAGGAATCTTTGGGTCGCATCGAGGACGCCCTCGGCGGAACCCGACCCACCACGTCAACGGCGGCCTGA